From a region of the Tachypleus tridentatus isolate NWPU-2018 chromosome 1, ASM421037v1, whole genome shotgun sequence genome:
- the LOC143233447 gene encoding peptidylglycine alpha-hydroxylating monooxygenase-like: protein MSWDRVKVQPKIITGETDNSGIILTVVPGISSRVTKRTGVLLLGTDGRIPAHKEKHMETECMIQDQIEIHPFTFRTHTHQLGCDL, encoded by the exons ATGTCATGGGATAGAGTGAAGGTTCAAccaaaaattataa CTGGTGAAACTGACAACTCTGGAATTATCTTAACAGTGGTTCCTGGGATTTCTAGCAg AGTGACCAAAAGGACTGGAGTGCTGCTACTGGGAACTGATGGGAGAATTCCAGCTCATAAAGAGA AGCACATGGAAACAGAATGTATGATCCAGGACCAAATAGAAATTCATCCTTTCACTTTTCGGACACACACTCACCAGTTGG